The sequence CAAAAACGAGCCGGGCCCGTAGTATACCGGTAACACACTTCCATGGCATGGAAGAGTAAGGGGTTCGATTCCCCTCGGGTCCATATTTTAGAAAACTGCCAAAGAACCTGAAAAAATATCGGCTCGAACTGCATTTTAATTTTGGGAAAAGAAAATTTTTGAATCATAAGTTTATGAATGAATTTACGCTTTTTGCACAACCTTGGTGGGTAAATTTTTTGATAGCCATTCCATTTGTTTCGTATTATTTATGGCGGAAGGAAGGGCTTGTAATTTCAAAATGGACTCTTGTTATTTCTGGTTTGTTCGGCGTTGCATTTGGATTTGTTGAAGCATCGGTTGTAGTTTATCTCCGTGCCGCAGTAGGACTTCTTCCTGGATACGGTGGCACACTTTCTGATGTCGCTCGACTTTCTGTTAATATTTACCAACAAGCCCAAATTCTTGGCGAGTTGCCCAAGAGTTTGTTGGCAGTAGAATTTTTTCGGGAAGCCGCTACCATGATTATGTTGCTTAGTATAGCTCTTATAGCAGTTAAATCTTTGCGGGAGCGTTGGGCGATATTTCTCTGGGCTTTCGCTACTTGGGATATTTTTTACTACATTGGTTTATGGGCCACAGTTCGTTGGCCTTCATCTCTATTAACTCCCGATGTCCTTTTCTTGATTCCAGTTCCATGGTTTTCACAAGTATGGTTTCCTACTCTCATAAGTGTGCTTACTATGATTGCTGTTGTCATTGCAAGAAAAGATGTTAAAAATTCTTATTAATCTGAATTCGGGAGCCACCAAAGAAAAACTTGAAATTGTCATCGGCGCGGCGGAGCCACGATTTCGGATTTTGTTAATGACACACCATAACCTTATAACCCCGTTTCGGCGAAATGCCGAAACGGGGTTATTTTTTTAGGTTCTGTTCTTCCCGTGAAAATTTTTATGAATTTCTTTAAGCCTCCTGTCCGTAACGTGCGTGTAAATCTGAGTTGTCGTAATGCTTGAGTGCCCGAGCATCTGCTGAACCGAACGCAAATCTGCGCCATTTTCCAAAAGATCAGTGGCAAACGAATGGCGTAAAATATGAGGTGTGGTTTTTTTTGAAATTCCCGCTTCTACAGCGCGGCTCTTTACTATTCTTTCAACGGAGCGCGGAGTAAGCCTGCCGCCCATCGCGTTGATAAAAAGAGATTCCTCGCCTATTCCGGTTCTTTTGTCCAAATAATTTTTCAACGCCGCCTTGGCGCTCTGCGATAAAAAAACCAGACGTACTTTTTCTCCTTTTCCCCGCACGGAAAACTCGTCTTTTTTCAAATCAACATCGTCAATGTTAAGCCCGCAAAGTTCGGACACGCGAAGCCCTGTTGAAAACAAAAGTTCCAAAATCGCCTTGTCGCGGAAAAATTTCAGATTATTCCCTTTTGGCGCGGCAAGAAGCCGCGAAAGTTCGCTTGCTGAAATCAAATCAATCTGACGTTCTCCAATTTTGGCAAGTTCAATGCGTTCGGGCGAAAGGCTTTTTATTTCGTTTTTTACAAAATATTTCAAAAAATTCCGCAAGGCGATGAGATAATAATTTTGGCTTTTTTTCTTTAATCCTTGACGGTTCAAATACAAACGAAATTCGCGAACGTTTTCATCTTCTATTTCTCGCGGAGATTCCAATTTTGAAAATTCCAAAAAACGAGTTAAATACCTGTCGTAATTTTCAACCGTTTTAAGCGAACGGCCTCGCTCTATTTCAATATATTCAAGATAACGTTTTTTGAGTTCTTTCAAATTCATAATTACATTTTACAGCAAGTTTTTATGTCGCACAATTATTATAATAACAAGCAGTTGACAATACCCCAAAAAACTGATAGAAAAGATGCAGGCGGCCGGCGTTTTGTGATACCCCTCTATGCCGGAAGCCGAAGCCTCGCCCTGCTTTCGGGGGCGAGGTCAAATATTTGAAAAAAACAAAAAAATAAACTAAAATTTTAACAATGTCGATTCCAACAAAAGAAAAAGAAAAAATCATCAAAAAATACCGGGTGCACGAAAAGGACACCGGTTCTTCGGAAGTGCAGGTCGCGGTTTTGACGGAGAGAATTAAAATGCTCACCGGACATCTTAAAGAAAACCCCAAAGACAACCATTCCCGCAGAGGCCTTCTCAAAATGGTTTCAAAGAGAAAATCCCTCATGGACTATCTTAAAAAATCAAGCTCCGAACAATACGCGGAAACGGTAAAAAAACTCGGGCTGAAGAAAAACCGCTCTTTAAGCGACAAGAAAGCCGAAACTCCCACGGAAGTCGAAGACGAAAAATAATATTTAACATATGGGCCTCATTAAACATAAAAACCAGCGCGTGGCTGTTTTGATTGACGTGCAAAACATGTACCATTCAGCCAAAGCGCTTTACAAGCAAAAAGTAAATTTTAAAGAGGTTCTGAAAACAGCGGTAGGAGGACGACAGCTCATAAGAGCGATAAGTTATGTCATCCGCACTGAGTCGGGTGAAGAAAAATCCTTTTTTGACGCTCTTGAAAAAATAGGGATTGAATTGAAAATAAAAGACCTTCAAATTTTTCACGGAGGAATGAAGAAAGCCGACTGGGATGTCGGGCTTACCGTTGACGCGATTCGTTTGGCGGATTCAGCGATAGACGCCATAGTGCTTATCACCGGAGACGGAGATTTTGTTCCGCTTGTGGAATACCTAAAAGGAAAAGGAAAACAGGTGGAAATAATCGCTTTTGCCAAATCCACGTCTTCCCGCTTAAGAGAATCTACGGACGATTTTCTGGACTTGGGAGAAAGCCCCAAAAAATACTTGATATAAAAAATTAAAAAATTAAC is a genomic window of Candidatus Paceibacterota bacterium containing:
- the rpsO gene encoding 30S ribosomal protein S15, with amino-acid sequence MSIPTKEKEKIIKKYRVHEKDTGSSEVQVAVLTERIKMLTGHLKENPKDNHSRRGLLKMVSKRKSLMDYLKKSSSEQYAETVKKLGLKKNRSLSDKKAETPTEVEDEK
- a CDS encoding NYN domain-containing protein, with amino-acid sequence MGLIKHKNQRVAVLIDVQNMYHSAKALYKQKVNFKEVLKTAVGGRQLIRAISYVIRTESGEEKSFFDALEKIGIELKIKDLQIFHGGMKKADWDVGLTVDAIRLADSAIDAIVLITGDGDFVPLVEYLKGKGKQVEIIAFAKSTSSRLRESTDDFLDLGESPKKYLI
- a CDS encoding tyrosine-type recombinase/integrase; amino-acid sequence: MNLKELKKRYLEYIEIERGRSLKTVENYDRYLTRFLEFSKLESPREIEDENVREFRLYLNRQGLKKKSQNYYLIALRNFLKYFVKNEIKSLSPERIELAKIGERQIDLISASELSRLLAAPKGNNLKFFRDKAILELLFSTGLRVSELCGLNIDDVDLKKDEFSVRGKGEKVRLVFLSQSAKAALKNYLDKRTGIGEESLFINAMGGRLTPRSVERIVKSRAVEAGISKKTTPHILRHSFATDLLENGADLRSVQQMLGHSSITTTQIYTHVTDRRLKEIHKNFHGKNRT